A window of Plasmodium malariae genome assembly, chromosome: 5 contains these coding sequences:
- the PmUG01_05036200 gene encoding RNA-binding protein NOB1, putative, giving the protein MEKKKKYVLDSNSLIKFKDFLFMHYDCYITEGVIKEIKDEHSKKKLNNILPLLTIDRAEEKDINFIKYFSKLTGDYESLSEVDIEVIALTYMLHRKYGDVSKLSSAPLETIYKYDDVVYDYSNYNNKKNTKKKRAQKNGKGANDQVSENITIKSHSNEDMSTDGNAEVDSNGCSIYLNKVGTGDIGKKGKDEFKREDYLVETEKEKKAQGGKLDDNETGDINGERSENVPRAVISEGEIKREQDIKLEQDIKLEQDIKLEQDIKREQDIKREQDIKSEQDIKREQDIKSEQDIKSEQDIKREQDIKREQDIKREQDIKSEQDIKSEQDIKLEQDIKLEQDIKLEQDIKLEQDIKLEQDIKREQDIKSEQDIKREQDIKSEQDIKREQDIKREQDIKSEEYISDQDDVIDDSANYGDYVSDDQDISEESDELGAERNENKKIFGCKTIKEEIVQVESNESDCDDGNGKWININNFDTFNLNIDRKEKFDIDIACVTTDYAMQNVMYQIGLNVITIDGYKINSVKLWGYICTSCYFFMRKNFLLFCSKCGNNNLRKVNVVVDNDLKKLVVKIPQFRVNCKNTIFSIPKKKNKTKNKFEEKLQIFREDELLIGGRKQYLSHQKKLYETQKNLKDPFKSDNLYDYNNDWSYRTTLKSGKIAILRNPKIVVGGKRNIHKKKT; this is encoded by the coding sequence atggaaaaaaagaagaaatatgtGTTGGATTCAAATAgcttaattaaatttaaggattttttatttatgcattatGACTGTTATATAACAGAGGGagtaataaaagaaataaaagatgaACATTCGAAGAAGAAGTTAAACAACATTCTTCCATTGTTAACAATTGACAGAGCAGAGGAAAaagatattaattttataaaatatttttcaaaattaacaGGTGATTATGAATCCTTAAGTGAAGTCGATATTGAAGTCATTGCATTAACGTACATGTTACATAGAAAATATGGGGACGTCTCAAAATTAAGTTCAGCCCCGTTAGAAACGATTTACAAATATGACGATGTTGTATATGATTATTCcaattataacaataaaaaaaatacgaaaaaaaagcGTGCACAAAAGAACGGTAAAGGAGCAAACGACCAAGTAAGTGAAAATATCACCATAAAGTCGCACTCAAATGAGGACATGAGCACTGATGGAAATGCTGAAGTCGATTCAAATGGTTGCTCCATATATTTGAATAAGGTAGGTACAGGAGATATTGGGAAAAAAGGTAAAGATGAATTTAAAAGGGAAGATTATTTAGTGGAAactgaaaaagaaaaaaaagcgCAAGGAGGAAAGCTTGATGATAATGAAACAGGTGATATAAACGGCGAGCGCAGTGAAAATGTGCCACGTGCCGTAATTTCTGAAGGGGAAATAAAACGCGAACAGGACATAAAACTCGAACAGGATATAAAACTCGAACAGGATATAAAACTCGAACAGGATATAAAACGCGAACAGGATATAAAACGCGAACAGGATATAAAATCCGAACAAGATATAAAACGCGAACAGGATATAAAATCCGAACAAGATATAAAATCCGAACAAGATATAAAACGCGAACAGGATATAAAACGCGAACAGGATATAAAACGCGAACAGGATATAAAATCCGAACAAGATATAAAATCCGAACAAGATATAAAACTAGAACAGGATATAAAACTAGAACAGGATATAAAACTCGAACAGGATATAAAACTCGAACAGGATATAAAACTCGAACAGGATATAAAACGCGAACAGGATATAAAATCCGAACAAGATATAAAACGCGAACAGGATATAAAATCCGAACAAGATATAAAACGCGAACAGGATATAAAACGCGAACAGGATATAAAGTCCGAAGAATACATTAGCGATCAAGACGACGTAATTGATGACAGTGCAAACTACGGGGACTATGTAAGTGATGACCAGGATATATCTGAAGAGAGCGATGAGTTGGGCGCAGaaagaaatgaaaacaaaaaaatttttggatgcaaaacaataaaagaagaaatagtTCAAGTAGAGTCAAATGAAAGCGATTGTGATGACGGAAATGGAAAatggataaatataaacaattttgatacgtttaatttaaatatagatagaaaagaaaaatttgatATAGATATTGCTTGTGTTACTACAGATTATGCAATGCAAAATGTTATGTATCAGATTGGACTTAACGTAATAACTATAGATggatataaaataaactcTGTTAAATTATGgggatatatatgtacatcatgctatttttttatgagaaaaaattttttattattttgttctaaATGTGGTAATAACAATTTGAGAAAAGTAAATGTTGTTGTTGataatgatttaaaaaagcTAGTCGTTAAAATACCCCAATTTCGAgtaaattgtaaaaatactATATTCAGTATTcctaaaaagaaaaacaaaacgaaaaataaatttgaagaaaaattacaaatatttagaGAAGATGAATTATTAATTGGTGGTAGAAAACAGTATTTATcacatcaaaaaaaattatatgaaactcaaaaaaatttaaaagatcCATTTAAGagtgataatttatatgattataataatgattgGTCTTATAGAACAACTTTAAAAAGTGGAAAAATTGCTATTTTAAGAAATCCGAAAATTGTCGTTGGAGGAAAAAGGAACATCCACAAAAAAAAGAcgtaa
- the PmUG01_05036300 gene encoding conserved Plasmodium protein, unknown function, with product MSGFSVFLIFFLHVLHYSVIRTKIPIENPPFIFNSSDENEMRMFLDNEIPKDDTLKHPYSQDVTLENFPNPFIHPSLCNRSGLKYSYICDPNKILSRNIADKVEEILSYQRRNSSHYCMDKGEVPYVLGVALIKKLPYGISADMFGNQILDYWKLGNKNCNDGILLLFVKDDATFELKWKKGAQSIINFRTATSMNKSFNQNIRRYSLEHSILRAVKLTSQYLTGEIIPPTQTTQMVVALTIAIVVGLGYLACILIVFADAQK from the exons atgagcGGATTTAGcgttttcttaattttttttttgcatgtCTTACACTACTCAGTTATTCGCACGAAAATACCAATTGAAAATCCCCCTTTTATATTCAACAGCAGCGATGAAA atgAAATGAGAATGTTTCTTGACAATGAAATACCAAAAGATGATACACTAAAACATCCATATTCACAAGATGTTACTCTTGAGAATTTCCCAAACCCTTTTATTCATCCTTCTTTATGCAATAGAAGTGggttaaaatattcttacaTATGCGACCCAAATAAAATACTATCAAGGAATATAGCGGATAAAGTTGAGG AGATTTTAAGCTACCAAAGACGCAACTCTAGTCACTACTGCATGGATAAGGGAGAAGTGCCTTATGT ttTAGGTGTGgctttgataaaaaaattaccttATGGAATTAGTGCAGACATGTTCGGTAACCAAATATTAGACTACTGGAAAttaggaaataaaaattgtaacgATGgaattttacttctttttgtAAAAGATGATGCAACCTTTGAATTAAAATGGAAGAAAG GAGCGCAGtcaataataaatttcaGAACGGCCACGTCTATGAACAAGTCCTTTAACCAGAACATACGAAGATACTCACTAGAACATTCTATATTAAGGG CTGTGAAATTAACATCGCAG TACCTCACGGGGGAGATAATTCCACCAACGCAAACGACACAAAT GGTTGTCGCTCTAACTATTGCTATTGTAGTAGGACTAGGTTACCTTGCTTGTATCTTAATAG TTTTCGCTGATGCTCAGAAATGA